The following are encoded in a window of Iodobacter fluviatilis genomic DNA:
- a CDS encoding DUF1993 domain-containing protein: MSISMYTASVPVFKQLLTALSDVLAKAETHAEAHKIDPTVLLQTRLYPDMFPLVRQVQIACDFAKSVPARLANVEVPAYEDNEQTFAELQARISKTLAFINGLSAAQIDGSEALEIVLRPGTPKEKKLSGQAYLLSYGLPQFFFHVTTTYALLRHNGVEIGKRDFMGAF; encoded by the coding sequence ATGTCCATTTCTATGTACACCGCCAGCGTTCCCGTTTTTAAACAATTACTTACTGCTCTTTCTGATGTTTTAGCCAAGGCAGAAACTCACGCCGAAGCGCACAAAATTGACCCAACCGTTTTGCTGCAAACCCGCTTATATCCAGATATGTTTCCGCTGGTACGCCAGGTGCAGATCGCATGTGATTTTGCCAAAAGCGTCCCTGCCCGCTTAGCCAATGTTGAAGTACCGGCATACGAAGACAATGAACAAACCTTTGCCGAGCTGCAGGCGCGCATTTCTAAAACGCTGGCCTTTATCAATGGCCTGAGTGCCGCACAAATTGATGGCAGTGAAGCCTTAGAAATCGTACTGCGCCCCGGAACACCTAAGGAGAAAAAACTCAGCGGTCAGGCCTATCTGCTCTCTTACGGCTTGCCGCAATTTTTCTTCCATGTCACCACCACTTACGCACTGCTGCGCCACAACGGTGTAGAAATTGGTAAACGCGATTTTATGGGCGCATTCTAA
- a CDS encoding acetoacetate--CoA ligase, which produces MQEALWTPSPEQVAATQMDAFRRHINQAHGLELADYAQLHAWSVAHRVAFWLAIVDFFAIKFSQPASEVLTEGSEMPSANWYHQTKLNFAEHLLRRRDAHPALISIAEDGSREVLSYQELAAHVAGLQKSLSEAGVGYGDRVAAMMPNTWQTIVGALATASLGATWSSCSPDFGTQGVTDRFGQIEPKVLIACAAYRYAGKTLQLADKIKDIVTRLPSVEHLIIVPYAHAEAQATSFKAGNAKVTLWQDFYQAGGEPEFTPTDFAHPLYIMYSSGTTGVPKCIVHGAGGTLLQHVKELGLHTDLTMSDTLCYYTTCGWMMWNWMVSGLALGASIVLYDGSPFHPKADRLIDLIDAEGISIFGTSAKYLAALEKADSKPIHTHRLDKLKAILSTGSPLSHESFEYVYRDIKQNLCLSSISGGTDIISCFALGNPALPVWSGELQCKGLGMAVEVWSDAGQAVVGEKGELVCTRHFTAMPVSFWNDPLGDKLKAAYFSQYPGVWAQGDYAEETIHGGIIIHGRSDAVLNPGGVRIGTAEIYRQVEKLPEILESIAIGQDWDNDVRVVLFVRLREGAELSDDLQNSIRQVIRSNTTPRHVPAKIIQVRDIPRTISGKIVELAVRNVVHNRPVKNTDALANPEALEEFRNRAELAS; this is translated from the coding sequence ATGCAAGAAGCGCTTTGGACGCCCTCACCCGAGCAAGTTGCTGCTACGCAGATGGATGCGTTTCGCCGCCATATTAATCAGGCGCATGGCCTTGAGCTGGCCGATTATGCACAGCTGCACGCTTGGAGCGTGGCGCATCGGGTGGCATTCTGGCTGGCAATTGTCGATTTCTTTGCCATCAAATTTAGCCAGCCTGCCAGCGAAGTGCTGACTGAAGGCTCAGAAATGCCGAGCGCGAATTGGTACCACCAGACCAAGCTTAATTTTGCCGAACATCTGCTGCGCCGCCGCGATGCACACCCGGCTCTGATTTCTATTGCAGAAGATGGCTCGCGCGAAGTGCTGAGCTATCAGGAGCTGGCCGCCCATGTAGCAGGTCTGCAAAAAAGCCTGAGTGAGGCCGGTGTAGGCTATGGCGATCGTGTGGCCGCGATGATGCCCAATACCTGGCAAACCATTGTTGGCGCATTGGCTACCGCCAGCTTGGGCGCAACGTGGTCTTCTTGCTCGCCCGATTTTGGCACACAGGGCGTCACCGATCGCTTCGGCCAGATTGAGCCGAAAGTATTGATTGCCTGTGCTGCCTATCGCTACGCGGGCAAAACACTGCAACTGGCAGATAAGATTAAAGACATTGTGACCCGCCTGCCCTCGGTTGAGCATTTAATTATTGTTCCCTACGCCCATGCAGAGGCGCAAGCAACCAGCTTTAAAGCAGGCAATGCCAAGGTTACGCTGTGGCAGGATTTCTATCAAGCCGGTGGCGAGCCAGAATTCACACCTACTGACTTTGCTCACCCGCTCTACATCATGTATTCCAGCGGCACCACCGGCGTGCCCAAGTGCATCGTGCACGGCGCAGGCGGAACCTTGCTACAGCATGTAAAAGAGCTGGGCCTGCACACCGATCTCACCATGAGCGACACGCTTTGCTACTACACCACCTGCGGCTGGATGATGTGGAACTGGATGGTATCCGGCCTAGCCTTGGGCGCAAGCATTGTGCTTTACGACGGCTCGCCGTTTCACCCCAAGGCCGACCGGCTGATTGATTTAATTGATGCTGAGGGCATCAGCATCTTTGGCACCAGCGCCAAATATCTGGCCGCGCTAGAGAAAGCCGACTCCAAGCCCATCCATACGCACCGACTGGATAAGCTGAAAGCTATTCTTTCCACCGGCTCGCCGCTCTCGCATGAAAGCTTTGAATACGTTTACCGCGATATTAAACAAAACCTCTGCTTATCTTCTATCTCAGGTGGCACGGATATTATTTCCTGCTTTGCGCTGGGCAACCCTGCCCTGCCAGTCTGGAGCGGCGAGCTGCAATGCAAGGGCTTAGGCATGGCGGTGGAAGTATGGAGCGATGCAGGCCAGGCGGTGGTGGGTGAAAAAGGCGAGCTGGTTTGTACACGCCACTTTACCGCCATGCCAGTCAGCTTTTGGAATGATCCGCTCGGGGACAAGCTGAAAGCGGCTTACTTCAGCCAATACCCTGGCGTATGGGCGCAAGGCGATTACGCAGAAGAAACCATCCACGGCGGCATCATTATTCATGGCCGCTCTGATGCGGTGCTCAACCCGGGCGGCGTGCGTATCGGCACGGCAGAGATTTATCGTCAGGTAGAAAAACTGCCAGAGATTTTAGAATCGATCGCCATCGGCCAAGATTGGGACAACGATGTGCGCGTGGTGCTGTTTGTGCGCTTACGTGAAGGTGCTGAGCTTTCTGATGATTTGCAAAACAGCATCCGCCAGGTGATCCGCAGCAACACCACCCCGCGCCATGTGCCTGCCAAAATTATTCAAGTGCGGGATATTCCCCGCACCATCAGCGGCAAAATCGTCGAGCTGGCCGTGCGTAATGTAGTGCACAACCGGCCGGTAAAAAACACCGATGCGCTGGCTAATCCAGAGGCGCTGGAGGAGTTCAGAAACCGGGCAGAGCTGGCTTCTTAG
- the maiA gene encoding maleylacetoacetate isomerase produces the protein MELYGYYRSTSSYRVRIVLALKGLAYTSVPVNLLKGEQKDAAYLSVNPQARVPALLDQAQEAIIQSPAIIEYLEECYPETALLPKDLFERAKIRGMAALIACDVHPLHNVSVLNYLRKNYQCKEDDITAWINEWISQGLAAVEQLIGESGYCFGEISLADAYLIPQLYAARRFNVPLDAYPKILRVEALANAHPAFIAAHPQNQADSPD, from the coding sequence ATGGAACTCTACGGCTATTACCGCTCCACCTCGTCTTACCGTGTGCGGATTGTGCTGGCGCTCAAAGGGCTGGCTTATACTTCCGTGCCGGTTAACCTGCTCAAGGGCGAGCAAAAAGACGCGGCTTATCTCAGCGTTAATCCACAGGCACGCGTGCCTGCACTGCTCGATCAGGCGCAGGAAGCCATTATCCAATCGCCCGCGATTATTGAATATCTGGAAGAGTGCTACCCAGAAACAGCGCTACTACCCAAAGATCTGTTTGAGCGGGCCAAGATTCGCGGCATGGCAGCACTAATCGCTTGCGATGTGCATCCGCTGCATAACGTCAGCGTGCTCAACTATCTGCGCAAAAACTACCAGTGCAAAGAAGATGATATTACGGCGTGGATTAATGAGTGGATTAGCCAAGGGCTGGCTGCGGTTGAGCAGCTTATTGGCGAGAGCGGCTATTGCTTTGGCGAAATCAGCCTGGCCGACGCCTACCTGATCCCCCAACTCTACGCGGCCCGCCGCTTTAATGTACCGCTGGATGCTTACCCAAAGATATTAAGAGTAGAAGCCCTAGCTAACGCACACCCGGCCTTTATCGCAGCCCACCCGCAAAATCAGGCAGATAGCCCGGATTAA
- the fahA gene encoding fumarylacetoacetase, giving the protein MTSTTYRLSWVTSANDHRDFPLQNLPFGIFSPEGLPPRGGVAIGDYIFDLQTAVENSLFTGEALSAAQAASGKSLNAFFALPSSARLALRERLLELLDADYAQLKSLQAQGEALLRPASVCKMHLPAKVGDYTDFYTGIHHAVNVGKLFRPDNPLLPNYKYVPIGYHGRSSTIYPSGFAVRRPLGQTLKPGQEVPALNPSARLDYELELGIWIAGSNPQGEAISIANAAEHIAGFCLLNDWSARDLQAWEYQPLGPFLAKNFATTVSPWVVTAEALAPYRAAQPARPEGDPQPLPYLYDAADQANGAFDIELEVLLHTAAQKAQGLPAHRLGLSNTLNMYWTVAQLITHHTVNGCSLRSGDLLGTGTLSGPTADSLGSLLELSNGGKQAIKLDSGEERCFLADGDEIIMLARCKKEGHPSIGFGECRGVILAAK; this is encoded by the coding sequence ATGACTTCCACTACATATCGCCTCAGCTGGGTTACTTCTGCTAATGATCACCGTGATTTCCCGCTGCAAAATCTGCCTTTCGGGATTTTCAGCCCCGAAGGCTTGCCGCCGCGCGGTGGGGTGGCGATTGGTGATTATATTTTTGATTTGCAAACCGCAGTTGAGAACAGCTTATTTACTGGCGAAGCCCTAAGCGCGGCACAAGCCGCCAGTGGTAAATCGCTCAATGCTTTTTTTGCCCTGCCTAGCAGCGCAAGGCTGGCACTGCGTGAGCGGCTGTTAGAGCTGCTCGATGCTGATTATGCCCAGCTGAAAAGCCTGCAAGCGCAAGGCGAAGCCCTACTGCGCCCTGCCAGCGTTTGCAAAATGCACTTGCCTGCAAAAGTCGGCGATTACACCGATTTTTATACCGGCATTCATCACGCAGTAAACGTCGGCAAATTATTCCGCCCGGATAACCCACTGCTGCCTAATTACAAATATGTGCCGATTGGCTATCACGGCCGCTCCTCGACCATTTACCCAAGCGGCTTTGCCGTGCGCCGCCCACTGGGCCAAACGCTCAAGCCTGGCCAAGAAGTGCCAGCGCTCAATCCATCAGCCCGTTTAGATTACGAGCTGGAGCTGGGGATTTGGATCGCGGGCAGCAATCCGCAAGGCGAGGCGATCAGCATTGCCAATGCAGCCGAACATATCGCCGGTTTCTGCCTGCTTAACGATTGGTCGGCGCGTGATTTACAAGCATGGGAATACCAGCCGCTAGGGCCTTTCCTTGCTAAAAACTTTGCCACCACCGTGTCGCCTTGGGTGGTGACGGCTGAAGCGCTGGCTCCATATCGTGCCGCTCAGCCTGCCCGCCCCGAGGGCGATCCGCAGCCGCTGCCCTACCTTTATGATGCCGCCGATCAGGCCAATGGCGCTTTTGATATTGAGCTGGAAGTGTTGCTGCACACCGCAGCACAAAAAGCCCAAGGCTTGCCTGCGCATCGTTTGGGCTTATCCAACACGCTGAATATGTACTGGACTGTGGCGCAGCTGATTACCCATCACACCGTGAACGGCTGCAGCCTACGCTCTGGTGATTTACTCGGCACCGGCACCTTATCCGGCCCAACGGCAGATTCGCTGGGCAGCCTGCTGGAGCTGAGCAATGGCGGCAAACAAGCGATCAAGCTGGATTCCGGCGAAGAGCGCTGCTTCTTAGCCGACGGCGACGAAATCATTATGCTGGCCCGTTGTAAAAAAGAAGGCCACCCCAGCATTGGTTTTGGCGAATGCAGGGGGGTGATTTTAGCTGCGAAGTAA
- the hmgA gene encoding homogentisate 1,2-dioxygenase, whose translation MSHATLSYLSGFGNEFASEALAGALPEGQNSPQKAPYGLYPEQFSTSAFTVPRSELRRTWMYRILPSAAHGKFERLEKQRQGCQLGAITPNRLRWDPLPVPDAPTDFIDGLITMAANSDAPEGITIHLYRANRSMQRAFFNADGEMLIMPEQGRLRLVTELGILEIEPEEIAVIPRGMKFRVELLDAAACGYISENHGSPFRIPDLGPIGSNGLANPRDFLTPVAAYEDVDQPTQLVQKFQGEFWATTMSHSPFNVVAWHGNSVPYKYDLRRFNTIGTVSYDHPDPSIFTVLTSPSAVTGQANCDFVIFPPRWMVAEDTFRPPWFHRNLMNEFMGLVRGEYDAKAGGFVPGGCSLHNVMSAHGPDARTFINASNAALKPQKIERTMAFMFETHAVIRPTQYALECAQLQTNYDDCWADMPKTFNKNQI comes from the coding sequence ATGTCACACGCTACTTTGTCTTACCTATCAGGGTTTGGAAATGAATTCGCCAGTGAGGCATTGGCGGGAGCCTTGCCAGAGGGGCAGAATTCGCCGCAAAAAGCCCCTTATGGCCTCTATCCTGAGCAATTTTCTACCAGTGCCTTTACCGTGCCACGCTCCGAGCTGCGCCGCACTTGGATGTATCGTATTTTGCCCTCAGCCGCACATGGCAAATTTGAGCGTTTAGAAAAACAACGCCAAGGCTGTCAATTAGGGGCCATCACCCCTAACCGCCTGCGCTGGGATCCGCTACCTGTTCCTGATGCCCCCACTGATTTTATTGACGGCCTGATCACTATGGCCGCCAATAGCGATGCGCCGGAAGGCATCACCATCCATCTTTACCGCGCCAATCGCTCCATGCAGCGGGCATTTTTTAATGCAGACGGCGAAATGCTGATCATGCCCGAGCAAGGCCGGCTGCGCCTTGTTACTGAGCTGGGCATTTTAGAAATAGAACCCGAAGAAATTGCCGTGATTCCGCGCGGCATGAAATTCCGCGTGGAGCTGCTGGATGCCGCTGCCTGCGGCTATATCAGCGAAAACCACGGCTCGCCTTTCCGTATCCCGGATCTGGGCCCCATTGGCAGCAATGGTCTAGCCAACCCACGCGACTTTTTAACGCCAGTGGCCGCCTACGAAGATGTGGATCAGCCGACACAGTTGGTACAAAAATTTCAGGGTGAATTCTGGGCTACCACCATGAGCCATTCGCCCTTTAATGTAGTGGCTTGGCACGGCAACAGCGTGCCGTATAAATATGATCTGCGCCGCTTTAACACCATAGGCACCGTGAGTTACGACCATCCCGATCCTTCTATCTTTACCGTGCTCACCTCGCCATCAGCGGTGACTGGCCAGGCCAATTGCGACTTTGTGATTTTCCCGCCACGGTGGATGGTTGCTGAAGACACCTTCCGCCCACCTTGGTTTCATCGTAATCTTATGAATGAGTTTATGGGTCTGGTGCGTGGCGAGTACGACGCCAAAGCCGGTGGTTTTGTACCTGGCGGCTGCTCCCTGCATAACGTAATGAGCGCCCACGGGCCGGATGCTAGAACTTTTATCAATGCCAGCAATGCGGCATTAAAACCGCAAAAAATCGAGCGCACTATGGCGTTTATGTTTGAAACCCATGCCGTGATCCGCCCAACGCAATACGCACTGGAATGCGCACAGCTTCAAACAAACTACGACGACTGCTGGGCAGACATGCCCAAAACATTTAATAAAAACCAGATTTAA
- a CDS encoding IclR family transcriptional regulator: MAENDRRQSVGSAEVAAQVLKALADLAPATSLTHLADSLQMPASKVHRYLQALITTGFAEQDSSSNHYALGPEALRVGLIALGKMDVLKVATPYLLNLRDQLNETVFFAVWGNKGATVVQVEQALRSISLITQVGSVLPAFKSATGLVFSAYLPEQELQLLLQEAALAKAEAMEINTLLAGIRSQGWHSIQGLLISGVDAISAPVFDARSQIIAVVTVVGSSSSTLQPTAKSELVQKLLAATQAISRRMGAA; the protein is encoded by the coding sequence ATGGCAGAAAATGACAGGCGGCAAAGCGTTGGCTCGGCAGAAGTGGCAGCTCAAGTATTAAAAGCTTTGGCTGATCTGGCCCCGGCCACCTCGCTGACGCATCTGGCTGATTCCTTGCAAATGCCTGCCAGCAAGGTGCACCGCTATTTGCAGGCGCTCATCACCACAGGTTTTGCCGAGCAGGACTCCAGCAGTAATCATTACGCACTCGGCCCCGAAGCCTTACGTGTAGGCCTGATTGCGCTGGGTAAAATGGACGTATTAAAAGTTGCCACGCCCTATCTTTTGAATCTGCGCGATCAGCTGAATGAAACCGTATTTTTTGCGGTATGGGGCAATAAAGGCGCAACCGTGGTGCAAGTGGAGCAGGCGCTCAGATCCATCAGCCTGATTACTCAGGTTGGATCAGTATTACCTGCGTTTAAATCGGCCACGGGCCTTGTGTTCAGCGCGTATTTGCCAGAGCAGGAGCTGCAGCTTTTATTGCAGGAAGCGGCACTTGCCAAGGCAGAAGCCATGGAAATCAATACGCTGCTGGCGGGAATACGCAGCCAGGGCTGGCACAGCATTCAAGGCTTGCTGATCAGCGGCGTAGACGCTATTTCTGCCCCGGTATTTGATGCGCGTAGTCAGATTATTGCTGTGGTAACGGTGGTGGGCTCTTCTTCATCCACTCTGCAACCCACTGCAAAAAGCGAGCTGGTACAAAAATTATTGGCCGCCACACAAGCGATCAGCCGCAGGATGGGGGCGGCTTGA
- a CDS encoding 2Fe-2S iron-sulfur cluster-binding protein translates to MYKLTFINLQDSTRLECEAAAESMLISAVRSLVSDGKLQLAWRCGQGTCGACKVRLEHAGSGNMVTLGGKERNVMIRHAGLAAGSPLTIPDTPELVRLACHIQIKSDLTIYV, encoded by the coding sequence ATGTACAAATTAACTTTCATCAACCTGCAAGATTCCACCCGTCTGGAATGCGAGGCTGCGGCAGAAAGCATGCTCATTTCTGCCGTCAGATCATTAGTCAGCGATGGCAAATTACAACTGGCGTGGCGCTGCGGTCAGGGAACTTGTGGCGCGTGTAAAGTACGCTTAGAGCATGCAGGCAGCGGCAATATGGTGACGCTGGGCGGCAAAGAAAGGAACGTCATGATCCGCCATGCGGGACTGGCCGCCGGCTCCCCGCTCACCATCCCCGATACACCCGAGCTGGTGCGACTGGCCTGCCATATTCAAATCAAGAGTGATTTAACGATTTATGTTTAA
- a CDS encoding HD-GYP domain-containing protein codes for MIKKIPTEVLKIGMYIHDLNVDWMDHPFLRKQFVVKTDEDLQKIIASGAHEVYIDTDRGLDYAHAPTVDEVNASIEAEMVKVATAPAPIIQVSTTEEMSRAKKIHKQAHLLVRSVMQDARMGKAIQMDDVEEVVEAITDSILRNSSALLGLSGIKDKDEYTFLHSVSVCTLMVTFAKSMNFPAELIRQAGIGGLLHDTGKTMVPNEVLNKPGRLTEAEFEVMRSHPMEGFKILSQVDSIGEIPLEITLHHHERMDGSGYPHKLPGENITQLTQMASVVDVYDAITSDRCYHKGMPASEGLKKLWEWSKFHFNPTLVQAFMRTVGIYPVGSLVKLESGRLAVVLEQNEGNLLMPRVKAVFSTKANTYIPPVEIDLSKPMGLGGADRITGHESADKWGIDVTRFLIPPG; via the coding sequence ATGATCAAGAAAATACCCACAGAAGTACTAAAGATCGGTATGTATATCCATGATCTGAATGTGGACTGGATGGACCATCCCTTTTTGCGTAAGCAGTTTGTAGTTAAAACGGACGAAGATTTACAAAAAATCATCGCCTCCGGGGCTCATGAAGTTTATATCGATACCGACAGAGGGCTGGATTATGCCCATGCCCCAACTGTGGACGAAGTGAATGCATCGATTGAGGCCGAGATGGTTAAAGTCGCCACCGCCCCCGCTCCGATTATTCAGGTTTCAACAACCGAGGAAATGTCCCGCGCTAAAAAAATCCATAAGCAGGCGCATTTGTTGGTGCGGTCTGTGATGCAGGATGCCCGTATGGGTAAAGCCATTCAAATGGACGATGTAGAAGAAGTTGTTGAGGCCATTACTGATTCTATATTGAGAAATAGCAGCGCTTTATTAGGTTTATCCGGAATTAAAGATAAAGACGAATATACCTTTTTGCATTCGGTAAGCGTGTGTACGCTGATGGTGACCTTTGCAAAAAGTATGAATTTTCCTGCGGAATTAATCCGGCAGGCGGGTATTGGTGGTTTATTGCACGATACGGGTAAAACCATGGTACCCAATGAAGTTCTGAATAAACCCGGCAGGCTGACGGAAGCAGAATTTGAAGTGATGCGCTCTCACCCCATGGAGGGTTTTAAAATATTGTCGCAGGTGGATTCAATTGGCGAAATTCCTTTAGAAATTACGCTGCATCATCACGAGCGCATGGATGGCAGTGGTTATCCGCATAAATTACCCGGTGAAAATATTACGCAATTAACGCAAATGGCATCGGTGGTGGATGTATACGATGCCATTACTTCTGATCGCTGTTATCACAAGGGAATGCCTGCATCAGAAGGATTAAAAAAATTATGGGAATGGAGTAAATTCCATTTTAATCCCACCCTTGTGCAAGCCTTTATGCGGACTGTGGGCATTTACCCCGTGGGCTCTCTGGTTAAATTAGAATCTGGCCGCCTGGCCGTTGTGCTGGAGCAAAACGAAGGTAATTTATTAATGCCAAGAGTGAAGGCTGTATTTAGCACCAAGGCCAATACTTATATCCCCCCGGTAGAAATTGATTTATCCAAACCTATGGGGCTGGGCGGAGCAGACCGTATTACCGGGCATGAATCGGCGGATAAATGGGGAATCGACGTTACCCGTTTCTTGATTCCTCCAGGGTGA